The following coding sequences lie in one Lysobacter capsici genomic window:
- a CDS encoding phosphoribosylaminoimidazolesuccinocarboxamide synthase — protein sequence MTTTLLQSELPGLPLRHRGKVRDVYDLPADRLPAGAAPGGDCLLMVATDRLSAFDVVLPDPIPGKGEMLCQISNFWFGKTAHIIPNHLTGIDVAAVLPPGVDPALYARRTVVTKRLKPVAIECIARGYVIGSGWKDYQRTGRISGIALPSGLRQAEKLAEPIFTPSTKAAVGDHDENIDFDTAVRTVGAELAEAVRDATLRLYRYAADFAAERGILLADTKFEFGTDADGRLYVMDEMLTPDSSRYWPADEYQVGTSPPSYDKQFVRDYLETLGWDKTPPGPNLPAEVIERTRAKYAEALQKLAGISVD from the coding sequence TTGACGACCACACTGCTGCAATCCGAACTGCCCGGCCTGCCCTTGCGCCACCGCGGCAAGGTCCGCGATGTCTACGATCTGCCCGCCGACCGCCTGCCCGCGGGCGCCGCGCCCGGCGGCGACTGCCTGCTGATGGTCGCCACCGACCGCCTCAGCGCCTTCGACGTGGTCCTGCCGGACCCGATCCCGGGCAAGGGCGAGATGCTGTGCCAGATCAGTAATTTCTGGTTCGGCAAGACCGCGCACATCATTCCCAACCACCTGACCGGCATCGACGTCGCCGCGGTCCTGCCGCCCGGTGTCGACCCCGCGCTGTACGCCCGGCGCACGGTGGTGACCAAGCGGCTGAAACCGGTGGCGATCGAATGCATCGCGCGCGGCTACGTGATCGGCAGCGGCTGGAAGGACTACCAGCGCACCGGCCGCATCAGCGGCATCGCCCTGCCCAGCGGCCTGCGTCAGGCCGAAAAACTGGCCGAGCCGATCTTCACCCCCTCGACCAAGGCCGCGGTCGGCGATCACGACGAGAACATCGACTTCGACACCGCGGTGCGCACGGTCGGCGCCGAACTGGCCGAAGCGGTGCGCGACGCGACCTTGCGCTTGTACCGCTACGCCGCCGATTTCGCGGCCGAGCGCGGCATCCTGCTGGCCGACACCAAGTTCGAGTTCGGCACCGACGCCGACGGCCGTCTGTACGTGATGGACGAGATGCTGACGCCGGACTCCTCGCGCTACTGGCCGGCCGACGAATACCAGGTCGGCACCAGCCCGCCGAGCTACGACAAGCAGTTCGTGCGCGACTACCTGGAAACGCTGGGCTGGGACAAGACCCCGCCGGGGCCGAATCTGCCGGCCGAGGTGATCGAGCGCACTCGGGCGAAGTATGCCGAGGCCTTGCAGAAGTTGGCGGGGATATCGGTGGATTGA
- a CDS encoding DMT family transporter, giving the protein MNIGYLYLAIAIAAEVVATSALKASEGFTKAGPTLIVAAGYGVAFYFLSLVLKSVPVGVAYAIWSGVGIVLIAAIGWLFMKQSLDAGAIAGISLIVAGVIVIQLFSKSAAH; this is encoded by the coding sequence ATGAACATCGGCTACCTGTACCTCGCCATCGCCATCGCCGCGGAAGTCGTCGCGACCAGCGCGCTCAAGGCCTCGGAGGGGTTTACCAAGGCCGGGCCGACCCTGATCGTCGCGGCCGGCTACGGCGTCGCCTTCTACTTCCTGTCGCTGGTGCTCAAGAGCGTGCCGGTCGGGGTCGCCTATGCGATCTGGTCCGGGGTCGGCATCGTCCTGATCGCCGCCATCGGCTGGCTGTTCATGAAACAGAGCCTCGACGCGGGCGCGATCGCCGGTATTTCGCTGATCGTCGCCGGGGTGATCGTGATCCAGCTATTCTCGAAATCCGCGGCGCACTAG
- a CDS encoding DUF962 domain-containing protein, which translates to MSTVAQTSFETRPIDRWFASYSSDHRNATNQRIHVFAVPAILWSVIALLWCIPAPGTWFKPGIWAAMAMFAAMLFYYRASRKLGLGMFVQFGVFAWITHWIALSFGLTVLLWSAVGVFVIAWIAQFIGHKIEGKKPSFLTDLTYLLIGPAWVLAKLYRKLGWSY; encoded by the coding sequence ATGAGCACCGTCGCGCAAACCTCGTTCGAAACCCGTCCGATCGACCGCTGGTTCGCCAGTTATTCCAGCGATCACCGCAACGCCACCAACCAGCGCATCCACGTGTTCGCGGTGCCGGCGATCCTGTGGAGCGTGATCGCGCTGCTGTGGTGCATCCCCGCGCCGGGCACTTGGTTCAAGCCCGGCATCTGGGCGGCCATGGCGATGTTCGCGGCGATGCTGTTCTACTACCGCGCCTCGCGCAAACTCGGCCTGGGCATGTTCGTGCAGTTCGGCGTGTTCGCCTGGATCACGCACTGGATCGCGCTGTCGTTCGGGCTGACGGTGTTGCTGTGGTCGGCGGTCGGCGTGTTCGTGATCGCCTGGATCGCGCAGTTCATCGGCCACAAGATCGAAGGCAAGAAGCCGAGCTTCCTCACCGACCTGACCTATCTGCTGATCGGCCCGGCCTGGGTGCTGGCGAAGCTGTATCGCAAGCTGGGGTGGTCGTACTGA
- a CDS encoding DMT family transporter, with protein MPARDIALLLLVVVAWAINFLTSALSLREIPPFLFTALRFALLAVPLVFVVKRPAPGQWPRLIAVCLCIGVLHFGLSFSALKAAGDLSSPAIVLQSYVPMTALLAWWLLGERFAWRTGVAIAISFGGVLVLGFDPLVLDKPMAVVLMLISAAFLALGTVLMKGLRGLDVYSQQGWTALIAVPPLLAISLVVEPGGLSTLGAVSWVGWMGVAYAAFVSSLLGHGLYYLLVQRHPVAQVTPWLLLVPVIAIALGIVFWGDRPGPSLWIGGAMVLGGVLLIALRNLAKARAQRALAAEL; from the coding sequence ATGCCCGCTCGCGATATCGCCTTGTTGTTGCTCGTGGTCGTGGCCTGGGCGATCAACTTCCTGACCTCGGCGCTGTCGCTGCGCGAGATTCCGCCGTTCCTGTTCACCGCGCTGCGCTTCGCTCTGCTCGCCGTGCCGCTGGTGTTCGTGGTCAAGCGGCCCGCGCCGGGCCAGTGGCCGCGCCTGATCGCGGTGTGCCTGTGCATCGGCGTGCTGCATTTCGGCCTGAGCTTCAGCGCGCTCAAGGCGGCCGGCGATCTGTCCTCGCCGGCGATCGTGCTGCAAAGCTATGTGCCGATGACCGCGCTGCTGGCGTGGTGGCTGCTCGGCGAGCGTTTCGCCTGGCGCACCGGGGTGGCGATCGCGATCAGTTTCGGCGGCGTGCTGGTGCTCGGCTTCGATCCGCTGGTGTTGGACAAGCCGATGGCGGTGGTGCTGATGCTGATCTCGGCCGCGTTCCTGGCCCTGGGCACGGTGCTGATGAAGGGGCTGCGCGGGCTGGACGTCTACAGCCAGCAAGGCTGGACCGCGCTGATCGCGGTGCCGCCGCTGCTGGCGATCAGCTTGGTCGTCGAGCCGGGTGGCCTGTCGACTCTAGGCGCGGTGAGCTGGGTCGGCTGGATGGGCGTGGCTTATGCGGCGTTCGTGTCCTCGCTGCTCGGTCACGGTCTGTACTACCTGCTGGTGCAGCGCCATCCGGTCGCGCAGGTCACGCCGTGGCTGTTGTTGGTGCCGGTGATCGCGATCGCGCTGGGCATCGTGTTCTGGGGCGACCGGCCGGGGCCGAGCCTGTGGATCGGCGGGGCGATGGTGCTCGGCGGGGTGCTGCTGATCGCGTTGCGGAATCTGGCGAAGGCACGGGCGCAGCGGGCGTTGGCGGCTGAGCTTTAG
- a CDS encoding NAD-dependent epimerase/dehydratase family protein, whose product MKHALVFGGSGQIGVPLLQRLYHAGWRVSAVSRKQRHDHPGLEWLQGDLDDMPALPARVDAIFSCGPLLKFARWYEQSGIEATRVVAFGSTSAQTKRGSADAEERRVAAELREGEQALFAAAQPRSDAATILRPTLIYGAGRDATLTRIAQLAKRLKYFPLPRGADGLRQPVHVEDLADAAFAALGAPASFGNTYAVPGGETLSYRDMVERTLACLRPPVRLIELPSPLFNLALLAAQAAGRATGLGEAAVRRMRNDMTFDAGPAQRDFGYAPRSFQPSAEMFETPRD is encoded by the coding sequence ATGAAACACGCTTTGGTTTTCGGCGGCAGCGGCCAGATCGGCGTGCCGCTGCTGCAGCGCCTGTACCACGCCGGTTGGCGGGTTTCGGCGGTTTCGCGCAAGCAGCGCCACGACCACCCGGGCCTGGAGTGGTTGCAAGGCGATCTGGACGACATGCCGGCGCTGCCCGCGCGGGTCGACGCGATCTTCAGCTGCGGCCCGTTGCTGAAGTTCGCGCGCTGGTACGAGCAATCCGGGATCGAGGCCACGCGCGTGGTCGCGTTCGGTTCGACCAGCGCGCAGACTAAGCGCGGTTCGGCCGACGCCGAGGAACGCCGGGTCGCCGCCGAACTGCGCGAAGGCGAGCAAGCCTTGTTCGCCGCCGCGCAGCCGCGCAGCGATGCCGCCACGATCCTGCGCCCGACCCTGATCTACGGCGCGGGCCGCGATGCGACCCTGACCCGGATCGCGCAACTGGCCAAGCGGCTGAAGTATTTTCCGCTGCCGCGCGGCGCCGATGGCCTGCGCCAGCCGGTGCATGTCGAGGACCTCGCCGATGCCGCGTTCGCCGCGCTGGGCGCGCCGGCGAGTTTCGGCAACACCTATGCGGTGCCCGGTGGCGAAACCCTGAGTTATCGCGACATGGTCGAACGCACCCTGGCCTGCCTGCGTCCGCCGGTGCGATTGATCGAACTGCCGTCGCCGCTGTTCAACCTGGCCTTGCTCGCCGCGCAGGCGGCCGGCCGCGCGACCGGCCTGGGCGAAGCCGCGGTGCGGCGCATGCGCAACGACATGACCTTCGACGCCGGCCCGGCGCAACGCGATTTCGGCTACGCGCCGCGCAGCTTCCAGCCGAGCGCCGAAATGTTCGAAACCCCCCGCGATTGA
- the nhaA gene encoding Na+/H+ antiporter NhaA, giving the protein MSKIIPTPRLTRRALRALSEFFRLEAAGGIVLIAAAVLALIAANSPLQSAYEAFREIPVQVRIGALDISKPLLLWINDGLMAIFFLVVALEIKREALSGQLAERSQLVLPMVCAAAGVIVPALLFAALNHNDAASMRGWAVPTATDIAFALGVLALLGSRVPVAMKLLLSTIAVVDDLMAILIIAFFYSHGLSVTALMWAALALAAMWVLNRRGVKSLGPYLALGVVLWVCVLKSGVHATLAGVATGLMIPHVDKRNNIDDETEHSPLETLEHALHPWVAYAILPLFAFVNAGLSLSGVKLEDATAALPMGIVLGLVVGKPVGIVGAAMLMRALGWARFPNGMDLRAMVGLGLMCGIGFTMSLFIASLAYHDARLYEEAVLGILGASLLSAVIGFGWLRAVLPVRSAQD; this is encoded by the coding sequence ATGAGCAAAATCATCCCCACGCCGCGGCTGACGCGGCGCGCATTGCGCGCACTGAGCGAATTCTTCCGCCTGGAAGCGGCCGGCGGCATCGTCCTGATCGCCGCGGCGGTGCTGGCGCTGATCGCGGCCAATTCGCCGCTGCAATCGGCCTACGAAGCGTTCCGCGAGATCCCGGTGCAGGTGCGCATCGGCGCGCTCGACATCAGCAAACCGCTGCTGTTGTGGATCAACGACGGGCTGATGGCGATCTTCTTCCTGGTGGTCGCGCTGGAGATCAAGCGCGAGGCGCTCAGCGGCCAGCTGGCCGAGCGCTCGCAGCTGGTGCTGCCGATGGTGTGCGCCGCCGCCGGCGTGATCGTGCCGGCGTTGCTGTTCGCCGCGCTCAATCACAACGACGCCGCCTCGATGCGCGGCTGGGCGGTGCCGACCGCGACCGACATCGCCTTCGCCCTGGGCGTGCTGGCGCTGCTGGGGTCGCGCGTGCCGGTGGCGATGAAGCTGCTGCTGTCGACGATCGCGGTGGTCGACGACCTGATGGCGATCCTGATCATCGCGTTCTTCTATTCGCACGGCCTGTCGGTGACCGCGTTGATGTGGGCCGCGCTCGCATTGGCGGCGATGTGGGTGCTCAACCGGCGCGGGGTCAAATCGCTGGGGCCGTACCTCGCGCTGGGCGTGGTGCTGTGGGTGTGCGTGCTCAAGTCCGGCGTCCACGCGACCCTGGCCGGCGTCGCCACCGGCCTGATGATTCCGCACGTCGACAAGCGCAATAACATCGACGACGAAACCGAACATTCGCCGCTGGAAACCCTGGAGCACGCGCTGCATCCGTGGGTGGCCTACGCGATCCTGCCGTTGTTCGCCTTCGTCAACGCGGGCCTGTCGCTGAGCGGGGTCAAGCTCGAAGACGCGACCGCGGCCTTGCCGATGGGCATCGTGCTGGGCCTGGTGGTCGGCAAGCCGGTCGGCATCGTCGGCGCGGCGATGCTGATGCGCGCGCTGGGCTGGGCGCGTTTCCCCAACGGCATGGACCTGCGCGCGATGGTCGGCCTGGGCCTGATGTGCGGCATCGGTTTTACGATGAGCCTGTTTATCGCGTCGCTGGCGTATCACGACGCGCGGCTTTACGAGGAAGCGGTTCTGGGTATTCTGGGCGCCTCGCTATTGTCGGCCGTTATCGGCTTCGGTTGGCTGCGCGCGGTATTGCCGGTGCGCAGCGCCCAGGATTGA
- a CDS encoding sodium:calcium antiporter: MFEAVGLFVLGLFLLALGGDSIVKGASGLAQRFGASPFAAGLVLVAFATSLPELAVNLQAVVRGQQALALGNAVGSNIVNFGLTLGLAALAAPLVVRWRALAPLLVLLLVGTLVVIGLGLDGALSRWEGVAMLVAFVVVVAYATSRTRHEAPELQEAIAAFAQTQTNLGLNLVRVLIAVLLLHLGAYLIVGGNGLWSFGSAAPALAGGFGSPNAAIIGAGLGLSPLLTGLLPVAIGTALPEVAAAVAAARRGQGDIVVGHVIGSSLFNLLIVLGGMAALHTVPLPASFVRFELPAAAVFALMLYPMLKGDLRVSKREGAILLVALLAWVGFELLMLHQ; the protein is encoded by the coding sequence ATGTTCGAAGCCGTCGGCTTGTTCGTATTGGGCCTGTTCCTGCTGGCCCTGGGCGGCGATTCGATCGTCAAGGGTGCCTCTGGCCTGGCCCAGCGCTTCGGCGCCTCGCCGTTCGCCGCCGGGCTGGTGCTGGTCGCCTTCGCCACCTCGCTGCCGGAGCTGGCGGTCAACCTGCAGGCGGTGGTGCGCGGCCAGCAGGCGCTGGCGCTCGGCAACGCGGTCGGCAGCAACATCGTCAATTTCGGCCTGACCCTGGGCCTGGCGGCGCTGGCCGCGCCGCTGGTGGTGCGCTGGCGCGCGCTGGCGCCGCTGCTGGTGCTGCTGCTGGTGGGCACGCTGGTGGTGATCGGATTGGGCCTGGACGGCGCGCTCAGCCGCTGGGAAGGCGTGGCGATGCTGGTGGCGTTCGTGGTCGTGGTCGCCTATGCCACCTCGCGCACCCGCCACGAGGCGCCCGAGCTGCAGGAGGCCATCGCCGCGTTCGCCCAGACCCAGACCAATCTGGGCCTGAATCTGGTGCGGGTGCTGATCGCCGTGCTGCTGCTGCACCTGGGCGCGTATCTGATCGTCGGCGGCAACGGCCTGTGGAGTTTCGGCAGCGCCGCGCCCGCGCTGGCCGGCGGGTTCGGTTCGCCGAACGCGGCCATCATCGGCGCCGGCCTGGGCCTGTCGCCGCTGCTGACCGGCCTGCTGCCGGTCGCGATCGGCACCGCGCTGCCCGAAGTCGCCGCCGCGGTCGCCGCGGCGCGGCGCGGGCAGGGCGACATCGTGGTCGGCCATGTGATCGGTTCGAGCCTGTTCAATCTGCTGATCGTGCTCGGCGGCATGGCCGCGCTGCACACCGTGCCGCTGCCGGCATCGTTCGTGCGCTTCGAACTGCCGGCCGCGGCGGTGTTCGCCTTGATGCTGTACCCGATGCTCAAGGGCGACCTGCGCGTCAGCAAGCGCGAAGGCGCGATCCTGCTGGTGGCGTTGCTGGCCTGGGTGGGGTTCGAGCTGCTGATGCTGCATCAGTAA
- a CDS encoding lectin — translation MTIAPRRAALFAAVLLSLGLAACQREAAPADAPAPAANAAPEANPAPITDQPAESVPPATAPVSNPPLAASDTQARFDGYGDMRFGMSAEQAKQAWGGELKGKPPADGGCYYLQPIWVTNPRDFAFMVEDGKFVRVDVGNDKETAPGGGKRGMSADEIGKLYAGRVEQQNHKYVQGGHYLRVSDAGGGVGTLVFETDATGKVTSWHIGVPPQVDYVEGCG, via the coding sequence ATGACGATCGCGCCACGCCGCGCCGCGCTGTTCGCCGCTGTGTTGTTGAGCCTGGGCCTGGCCGCCTGCCAGCGTGAGGCCGCGCCGGCCGACGCGCCGGCGCCGGCCGCGAACGCCGCGCCGGAGGCCAACCCGGCGCCGATCACCGACCAGCCGGCCGAAAGCGTTCCGCCTGCGACCGCGCCGGTATCCAACCCGCCGCTGGCCGCCAGCGACACCCAGGCGCGCTTCGACGGCTACGGCGACATGCGTTTCGGCATGAGCGCCGAGCAGGCCAAGCAGGCCTGGGGCGGCGAACTCAAGGGCAAGCCGCCGGCCGACGGCGGCTGCTATTACCTGCAGCCGATCTGGGTGACCAACCCGCGCGATTTCGCCTTCATGGTCGAGGACGGCAAGTTCGTCCGCGTCGATGTCGGCAACGACAAGGAGACCGCGCCGGGCGGCGGCAAGCGCGGCATGAGCGCCGATGAAATCGGCAAGCTCTACGCCGGCCGGGTCGAGCAGCAGAACCACAAGTACGTGCAGGGCGGCCATTACCTGCGCGTGAGCGATGCCGGCGGCGGCGTGGGTACGCTGGTGTTCGAGACCGATGCCACCGGAAAAGTGACGTCGTGGCATATCGGCGTGCCGCCGCAGGTGGACTACGTCGAAGGTTGCGGTTGA
- the hmgA gene encoding homogentisate 1,2-dioxygenase, with product MPSTDSVSQRPRGYMSGFGNEFATEAVAGTLPEGQNSPQRAPHGLYAEQLSGTAFTAPRKENRRSWLYRIRPAAMHGTFAQYHQPRLHNDFGDGPVSPDQLRWDPLPLPETAVDFVDGLYTMAGNGSAAGQHGCGIHLYAANRSMQGRYFYDADGELLIVPQQGRLLLATELGAIEVEPQEMAVIPRGIRFRVELLDGASRGYVCENFGALLRLPDLGPIGSNGLANPRDFLTPHASYEDIEGEFELIAKFQGHLWRAEIGHSPLDVVGWHGNYAPYKFDMRRFNTIGSISFDHPDPSIFTVLTSPSDTPGTANIDFVIFPPRWLVAQHTFRPPWFHRNVASEFMGLVHGAYDAKADGFAPGGASLHNCMTGHGPDAQTFEKASHADLSQAHVIVDTLAFMFETRAVIRPTAQAFDAPHRQRDYQACWAGLRKHFDPNSRE from the coding sequence ATGCCCAGCACCGACAGCGTCAGCCAGCGTCCGCGCGGCTACATGAGCGGTTTCGGCAACGAATTCGCCACCGAGGCGGTCGCCGGCACCTTGCCGGAAGGACAGAATTCGCCGCAGCGCGCGCCGCACGGCCTGTACGCCGAGCAGCTCAGCGGCACCGCGTTCACCGCGCCGCGCAAGGAAAACCGCCGCAGCTGGCTGTACCGGATCCGTCCGGCGGCGATGCACGGCACCTTCGCGCAATACCACCAGCCGCGCCTGCACAACGATTTCGGCGACGGTCCGGTTTCGCCCGATCAGCTGCGCTGGGACCCGCTGCCGTTGCCGGAAACCGCGGTCGATTTCGTCGATGGCCTTTACACGATGGCCGGCAACGGTTCGGCCGCCGGCCAGCACGGCTGCGGCATCCATCTGTATGCGGCCAATCGCTCGATGCAGGGGCGTTACTTCTACGACGCCGACGGCGAGTTGCTGATCGTGCCGCAGCAGGGCCGGCTGTTGCTGGCGACCGAACTGGGCGCGATCGAGGTCGAGCCGCAGGAAATGGCGGTGATCCCGCGCGGCATCCGCTTCCGCGTCGAGCTGCTCGACGGCGCCTCGCGCGGCTACGTGTGCGAGAACTTCGGTGCGCTGCTGCGCTTGCCTGACCTCGGCCCGATCGGCTCCAACGGCCTGGCCAATCCGCGCGACTTCCTGACCCCGCATGCCTCCTACGAGGACATCGAGGGCGAGTTCGAACTGATCGCCAAGTTCCAGGGCCATCTGTGGCGCGCCGAGATCGGCCACTCGCCGCTGGACGTGGTCGGCTGGCATGGCAACTACGCGCCGTACAAGTTCGACATGCGCCGCTTCAACACCATCGGTTCGATCAGTTTCGATCATCCCGATCCGTCGATCTTCACCGTGCTGACCTCGCCGAGCGATACGCCCGGCACGGCCAATATCGACTTCGTGATCTTCCCGCCGCGCTGGCTGGTCGCGCAGCACACGTTCCGGCCGCCGTGGTTCCACCGCAACGTCGCCAGCGAGTTCATGGGGCTGGTGCATGGCGCCTACGACGCCAAGGCCGACGGGTTCGCGCCGGGCGGTGCGTCGCTGCACAACTGCATGACCGGGCACGGTCCGGATGCGCAGACTTTCGAGAAGGCCTCGCACGCCGATCTGAGCCAGGCGCATGTGATCGTCGATACGCTGGCCTTCATGTTCGAGACGCGCGCGGTGATCCGTCCGACCGCGCAGGCCTTCGATGCGCCGCACCGGCAGCGCGACTATCAGGCGTGCTGGGCGGGGTTGCGCAAGCACTTCGATCCGAATTCTCGGGAGTGA
- the hppD gene encoding 4-hydroxyphenylpyruvate dioxygenase, whose amino-acid sequence MNAQPNLGMQVTTFENPLGIDGFEFVEFAAPADQAEQLHAYFRGMGFTAVLRHKSRPITVYRQGGVNFLINESPDSFASAFAQAHGPCACGFAIRFKKPAGEVFDAVLANGGEAIGEGADTRAIDAPVVKGIGDCMLYLVDQYGDKGSAYGDYEPIPGADQNPTGFGLTFIDHLTHNLYFGNMQKWSDYYERLFNFREIRYFDIKGVKTGLVSKAMTAPDGVVRIPLNESNDPKSQINEYLDAYKGEGIQHIACFTDNIYETVEAMRAQNIDFLDTPDTYFDVIDLRVPNHGEDVPRLAKNKILIDADPETHQRKLLQIFTKNAIGPIFFEIIQRKGNEGFGEGNFQALFESIERDQIQRGVL is encoded by the coding sequence ATGAATGCACAGCCCAACCTCGGCATGCAGGTCACCACCTTCGAAAATCCGCTCGGCATCGACGGCTTCGAGTTCGTCGAATTCGCAGCGCCCGCCGACCAGGCCGAGCAGCTCCACGCCTATTTCCGCGGCATGGGCTTCACCGCCGTGCTGCGCCACAAGTCGCGGCCGATCACCGTGTACCGCCAGGGCGGGGTGAACTTCCTGATCAACGAGTCGCCCGACAGCTTCGCCTCGGCCTTCGCCCAGGCCCACGGCCCGTGCGCCTGCGGCTTCGCGATCCGCTTCAAGAAGCCGGCCGGCGAAGTGTTCGACGCCGTGCTCGCCAACGGCGGCGAAGCGATCGGCGAGGGCGCCGACACCCGCGCGATCGACGCGCCGGTGGTCAAGGGCATCGGCGACTGCATGCTGTACCTGGTCGACCAGTACGGCGACAAGGGCAGCGCCTACGGCGACTACGAGCCGATCCCGGGCGCCGACCAGAACCCGACCGGATTCGGCCTGACCTTCATCGACCACCTGACCCACAACCTGTACTTCGGCAACATGCAGAAGTGGTCGGACTACTACGAGCGTCTGTTCAACTTCCGCGAGATCCGCTACTTCGACATCAAGGGCGTCAAGACCGGCCTGGTGTCCAAGGCGATGACCGCGCCCGACGGCGTGGTGCGCATCCCGCTCAACGAGTCCAACGATCCGAAGTCGCAGATCAACGAATACCTCGACGCCTACAAGGGCGAGGGCATCCAGCACATCGCCTGCTTCACCGACAACATCTACGAGACCGTCGAGGCGATGCGCGCGCAGAACATCGACTTCCTGGATACGCCCGACACCTATTTCGACGTGATCGACCTGCGCGTGCCGAACCACGGCGAGGATGTGCCGCGTCTGGCCAAGAACAAGATCCTGATCGACGCCGACCCGGAAACCCATCAGCGCAAGCTGTTGCAGATCTTCACCAAGAACGCGATCGGCCCGATCTTCTTCGAGATCATCCAGCGCAAGGGCAACGAAGGCTTCGGCGAAGGCAATTTCCAGGCGCTGTTCGAAAGCATCGAGCGCGATCAGATCCAGCGCGGCGTGCTGTAA
- a CDS encoding MarR family winged helix-turn-helix transcriptional regulator produces the protein MNRPNPDPESPVPPSPAAGPGKAVGGARHAELDLEHFLPYRLSVLSNRVSGAIARVYSQRYALSVTEWRVMAVLGRYPGLSANEVAQRTAMDKVAVSRAVARLTEAGRLERETHDDDRRRSVLQLSPDGYKIYDEVAPMALAFEQRLLVGIEPAEREALFRLLDRLDELEMQAEAEMAADTR, from the coding sequence ATGAATCGACCGAATCCGGATCCTGAATCACCCGTCCCGCCGAGCCCGGCCGCCGGCCCCGGCAAGGCCGTGGGCGGCGCCCGCCATGCCGAGCTCGACCTAGAGCACTTCCTGCCGTATCGCCTGTCGGTGCTGTCGAACCGCGTCAGCGGCGCGATCGCGCGGGTGTACTCGCAGCGGTACGCGCTGAGCGTGACCGAGTGGCGGGTCATGGCCGTGCTGGGCCGCTACCCGGGCCTCTCGGCCAACGAGGTCGCCCAGCGCACCGCGATGGACAAGGTCGCGGTCAGCCGCGCGGTCGCCCGCCTGACCGAGGCCGGCCGCCTGGAGCGCGAGACCCACGACGACGACCGCCGCCGTTCGGTGCTGCAGTTGTCGCCGGACGGCTACAAGATCTACGACGAGGTCGCGCCGATGGCGTTGGCGTTCGAGCAGCGGTTGCTGGTCGGCATCGAACCGGCCGAGCGCGAGGCGCTGTTCCGGTTGCTGGATCGGCTGGACGAGTTGGAGATGCAGGCCGAGGCGGAGATGGCGGCGGATACGCGTTGA